The Polyangium aurulentum genomic interval GGCTCGCGTCGTCGCTCCGCCGCGTGCAGCACGAGCTGTTCAACCTGGGCTCGATCCTCGCGACCCTGCCCGAGGACGTCCACCCGAAGCAGCCGCGCGTCACCCAGGCCGACGTCGAGCGCCTCGAGGCCGAGATGGACGCGTGCGGCGAGGCGCTGCCCACCTTGCGCTCGTTCGTGCTGCCCGGCGGCTCGCGGGCGAACACGGACCTGCACGTCGCGCGCACCGTCTGCCGCCGCGCCGAGCGCCTGCTCGTGGGGTTCGCCCGCGAGACCGAGGTCGACCCGCTCGCCGTGATCTACCTGAACCGCCTGAGCGACGCGTTCTTCGTGTGGAGCCGCTTCGCCGCCCTGCACCTCGGCACGGGCGAGGTGCTGTGGGAGCCGGATCAGAGCGCCTCCGGGCAGCAATCGAAGTAGGTCGACACTATCGCGACACCGCCGACGCCCGGTCGACGGGCCGCCGAGACTGTCGCGACATGCCCCGATGCCCGGTCGGCCGGGATGCCAGATTACCGCGATGGTGCGGGAGGCCGGTCGACCGTGCGGGGGGGACTATCGCGACAGGGCCGAAGCGCGGTCGGCGGGGCAGGCGAGACTGTCGCGACTCGGCTCGGGGGCCGTCGACCCCGCGGCTTCGGTATCCGCTCGGCCCACCGGAAAGACGCGCTGCACCACCGCGAAGACGACGAGCGTGTAGGTGAAGCCGAGCAGCACGTCGAGCACGTAGTGGTGGTTCAAGTAGACGGCCGCGAAGGGCATCGCCACCGCGTAGGCGATCTGCAAGACGCGTGAGGGCAAGCTCGCCGAGCGGTACGTCACGAGCAGGCCGTAGAGCGGATACGTCACGTGCAGCGAGGGCAGGGCGCCGAACGCGACGCTGCCGCGGCTGTACAGATCGTGGAAGTAGTTGATGCCGAGCAGCGCATCGACCCGCGCGAGCGCCGCCGGCGAGTTGCCGACGGCGAAGTCGATCACGCATCCATGCTCGCGCACGTACCAGGGCGGCGCCGCCGGCAGGAGCTGGTAGGTGATGAACCCGAGCGTGTGCGTGCCGAGCGCGAGCCAGGCGAAGCGGCGCGCCTCCTCCGAGCACTTGCGCGTCAGATACGCGAAGTGTCCCAGCATCACGAACAGATACGCGCCGTACGGGACCGCGCAGATCAGATCGAGCGCCGGGTTGGCGAGCCTGCCGAGCACCTCGTTCGGCGTGTGCACCGCGCCGCCCATCTGCACCCCGAAGAGGGCGCGCTCGGCGCTGTCGAGCGAGCAGCCGAGGACGCGCGAGGGCGTGACGCTGATGGGCATCACGTACCGGAGCGCGTCGTAGACGAGGAAGAGGACGAAGAAGGGCAGGGACTCGAGGTAGAACTTGCGGCACCGCTCGCCGCCGTAGGCCAGGACGGCGACGAACGCCGCCATGACCACGTGCTCCCACTTCACCCGATCGAGCGCGCCGACGAGGGCCGCATAAGCGACCCAGGGCAGCGCAGGCAACCACCAGAGAGGTCCCCAGAGCGCGCGCGCCCGCTGGACCATCGAGCTAGCCCCGGTTCTCGACCGGCAGACCACCCACCGGCGCGCGCACGGTCGGCTCGACCTTCACGGGCTCGATCTTCGCGGGCTCGACGGGCTTCGGAGGCTCGAGGGCCATGAGCGCCGCGCGCATCCGGCCGATCAGGACGACCGCCGCCACGCTGCCGAGCACCGCGATGAGCGCAGGGCCGACCAGCGCGAGCGGGTAGCGCACGCCGCCCGTGAGCGGGAGCGCGGGGACGAGCGGCGCGGCGAGCAGCGAGGCCGAGACGTACACGACACGCTCGTGCCGGCGCATCAGGCCGTTGGGGAGCTTGAGGCCGTGCTGATCGGACTTGGCGCGCGCGTAGCTGACCATCGACGAGGCCACCATCGCGACGAGCGGGATCACGAGCGTGACCACGTTGTCGCGGAAGAAGATCGCGAGGCCGATGAAGGGCGCGGAGTCCGAGACGCGATCGACGCACGAGTCGAGCACCGCGCCCGAAGGCGAGGCGATGCGCCGGGCGCGCGCGACCATGCCGTCCATCGCGTCGAGCACGGCGCCGACCACGATCGCGACGACCGCCATCGTGAAGTGACCGGCCGCGATGAGCGGCAGGCTCGCCGCGCTGAAGACGAGCGAGGCGTAGGTGAGCGTGTCGGGCGAGGCGCCGCTGCGGATGAGCGCCGCCGCAGGGGCATGCATCGCCCAGTAAAAGGCCTCCACCAGCCATCCAGGCAGGAGAGGGCTGCCGGGCTTGGGCCCGAGCCGCGCGAGCTTCGCGCGCCCCGCGCGGGCCACACGGACCGCGTAGGCAGACATCACCGCCGTGCACATGAGGAGCGTCAGAAGCGTGATTGCCGTATTCACCGCGCTCTCCTCGTGCATATGGCGAGCCGCGCCAGAGGTCCGTCCGTGCACGCTCTCGCGACCGCGCAGGACGGACACACCCCCGCGCCGAGGACGCCCGAGTGCGAGGTTCACAACGAGTTCACCGAGAGGCGATTGAGGCGTGGGCGCATCCGGCACGCTCGGTGCGCGGATCGTCCAGCGGCGGGGCGTGAACGCGCGTGACGGGGGCAGGAGAGAAGAGACCCGAAACCCGGGAGATCGAGGGCAGGGGCTCGGTCAGCCGATCATTCGCATGCAACGCGAACGAGCTCGACGCCGCCGTCCTTGATGGACCACGCGACGCCCAGCTCCGCGCCTGCGACGGTCACGGAGGGGAAGCGCGCGTTCTTGCCGGAGAGCTTGATCGGGCTCGTGGCGACCGAGAGGTCGGGGTTGTAGAGGCGCAGGTAGACGGCCGGCGGGCCCTCCTGGAACTGGTAGTAGGCGATGGCCGCGTGCGAGCCCGTCCAGGCGACGTCGGGCCAGTTCGCGCTGCCCTCGTCCTCCTCGACGCGCACCTCGCCGAGCGGCTTGTCGCTGCCGTCGACGCGCGACAGGTAGACGCGCTCGGCGCCGCTGCGCGTGTCCTCCCAGGCGACGAACCACTGGCCCTCGCCGGCCGCCACGCGCGGCAGCTTCGCCTCGCCCGGGCCCGTGCGCACCGTGGCGTTGTTCATCATCTTCGGCGCGCCCCCGGGGCTCGTCGCGCGGGCGAACGAGAGCGTCGCGCCGCTGCTCCAGGCGAGGGCGACCTCGGCCTCGCCGCCCCGGCTCGCGACGGCGGGGAAGCGCGCGCCGGGTAGCGTGGTCATGGCCCCCATGGAGCTGCCCGAGAGCACGCCGAGGCGCGCGTCCTGCGGCTCCATCCAGGCGATCGCGACCCCGCCCTTGACGAGCGCCGACGTCGGCCGCGCCTCGGTGACCCCGCTCGTCCCCACGTCGAAGGGCCCCGACGCCGGGGCACCGTCCGCGCCGAGCTGCTGCGCGCGGATGACGGACCCCGACGCGTTCGCGTCCTGCCAGACGACGACGAAGCCGCTCTCGGTCGGGTGCACCTTCGGCAGCGCAGGGCCGGCCGTGATGGCCGCGAGCACGTGCTCGGCCTGCTTGGTTCCGTCGGGCGCGAGGAGCGCCACGCGCACCTCGTCGGTCACGCTCTCGCGCGCCTGCCACGCGACCGCGAAGCGCCCGTTGCTCCACGCGATCGAGGGCGTCGTGCCTTTGCCGGCGCTCACCGGGACGACGTCGCCCACGGGCGCGCAGAGCGGGTTCAGGTTCCCGCCGCTGCCGCCCGGATCGCCGGTCGTCCCTCCGGACGTGTTGTTGTTGTCGTTGTTGTCGGTGCTGTCCGCGCCGGCGGCGCCCTCTCCGTCCTCACCGCCGCACGCTGCCACGGCGAGCATCAAGCCGAGACAAGCCACCCCACCGCTCAGGACCCGTAGCATCGTTCCATTCCCCCTTGCATCGGACCGGGACGTTCAGCCGAGGGCCTGGAGATGCGCCCCAAACAGGCCCGTCGCCAAACCGTTCCAGTCTCGGACGCCACCAGTATGGTGTGTTACATCGATTCCGCCATCGTCACGATGAAGGACGGAGAGGGACGGAACCATCCGTCCAGATATGAAGAAAGAGCGCGTCCGGATGTGGCGTAGAATACTGTTAGCATGACCCAGCGAATGCACCATGCGACGGGGCGCCGGCAGGTTCGGACGCTCGGGGCGTTGATGATCGCGGCGACGGCCTTCGTCGTGCCCGCGAGCGCGAGCGCGGACGCTCCCACGGCGAGCCGTGGGCCCGCGGCGGCGAGCCCGGCGCCGGCGGTCGATCCGGTGGCCGAGGCGGTGCCGATCCAGGGCTCCGACCTCGTGCGGGGGAAGGCGAAGATCGTCGTGCACGCGCCGATGCACCTCGTCCGCCAGCGCATCCTCGCGTTCAACGAGTACGCCGAGTTCATGCCGCACTACAACCGCTCGAAGGACCTCGGACGCGGCAAGAACGGCAGCCGCAACGTGTACATGGAGGTCTACGCGCTGCGAGGCGCCGCGCGCATGTGGGCGCGCATGTCGGTGGCGAAGGCGCAGTGGTCGAACGGCGTCCAGACCTACGACGTGTCGTTCATCGAGGGCAACGTGCGCGACTTCCACGCCACCTGGCGCATGCGGCAGGTGGACCCGGCGCACACCGAGCTGGAGCTCGAGGTCTTCCTGCAGCCGAAGCTGCCGCTGCCCGCGAGCCTGCTGAACCGCGAGAACATGGAGGGCGCCGTCAAAGGCGTGGTCGCCATGCGCAACCGCATCGAACAATCGCGGCAGGTGGCGCGGCGCTAGCTGCTCAAGGCGTCGCGCAGCCGGCGGGCTCGGTGCCGGGGTAGGCCGTGATCAGGCAATCGGCGAGGGCGTCGCCGAGCGCGTCGCAGGTCGACTGCATCTGGAAGTACGCGAGGCAGCCGTCGACGCTGCCCTTGTCGTACTCCATGCACTTCACCCCGCCGTACTCGACCCGCAGGTAGTTCGGGCAAACCGGCGAGGTCCCCGCGCAGCCGAGCGTGAGCATCTGCTTCGAGTGCGCGTCGAGGAGCGTCTTGCACGCCGCGTCCTCGGTCGTGTGCACGCCGCTCGGCGGGGGCCTGTATTTGCCGTCGCCGGCGTCGGGATCGTCGTTCGGCCCCTCGTCGGAGCCGCAAGCGAGCAGGG includes:
- a CDS encoding cob(I)yrinic acid a,c-diamide adenosyltransferase, with the translated sequence MTDEAKRDEQGGAEAERTFNKPRIAINRVYTKKGDRGETALVGGQKVQKDDARIEAYGTVDELNAFVGAARQSILEGIASARPESGDALRGLASSLRRVQHELFNLGSILATLPEDVHPKQPRVTQADVERLEAEMDACGEALPTLRSFVLPGGSRANTDLHVARTVCRRAERLLVGFARETEVDPLAVIYLNRLSDAFFVWSRFAALHLGTGEVLWEPDQSASGQQSK
- a CDS encoding phosphatase PAP2 family protein produces the protein MVQRARALWGPLWWLPALPWVAYAALVGALDRVKWEHVVMAAFVAVLAYGGERCRKFYLESLPFFVLFLVYDALRYVMPISVTPSRVLGCSLDSAERALFGVQMGGAVHTPNEVLGRLANPALDLICAVPYGAYLFVMLGHFAYLTRKCSEEARRFAWLALGTHTLGFITYQLLPAAPPWYVREHGCVIDFAVGNSPAALARVDALLGINYFHDLYSRGSVAFGALPSLHVTYPLYGLLVTYRSASLPSRVLQIAYAVAMPFAAVYLNHHYVLDVLLGFTYTLVVFAVVQRVFPVGRADTEAAGSTAPEPSRDSLACPADRASALSR
- a CDS encoding CDP-alcohol phosphatidyltransferase family protein, which gives rise to MNTAITLLTLLMCTAVMSAYAVRVARAGRAKLARLGPKPGSPLLPGWLVEAFYWAMHAPAAALIRSGASPDTLTYASLVFSAASLPLIAAGHFTMAVVAIVVGAVLDAMDGMVARARRIASPSGAVLDSCVDRVSDSAPFIGLAIFFRDNVVTLVIPLVAMVASSMVSYARAKSDQHGLKLPNGLMRRHERVVYVSASLLAAPLVPALPLTGGVRYPLALVGPALIAVLGSVAAVVLIGRMRAALMALEPPKPVEPAKIEPVKVEPTVRAPVGGLPVENRG
- a CDS encoding SRPBCC family protein, giving the protein MTQRMHHATGRRQVRTLGALMIAATAFVVPASASADAPTASRGPAAASPAPAVDPVAEAVPIQGSDLVRGKAKIVVHAPMHLVRQRILAFNEYAEFMPHYNRSKDLGRGKNGSRNVYMEVYALRGAARMWARMSVAKAQWSNGVQTYDVSFIEGNVRDFHATWRMRQVDPAHTELELEVFLQPKLPLPASLLNRENMEGAVKGVVAMRNRIEQSRQVARR